The following nucleotide sequence is from Mangifera indica cultivar Alphonso chromosome 17, CATAS_Mindica_2.1, whole genome shotgun sequence.
ACAAGCAGGAAAACCGCAAGATTCAAGGCGAAAGCACAAAAAGAATTAGTCCCAAATATCACgaaatcaaaatgaaaactTGATGTGCTCCTCAATACCGGCAACTCCACAAAAATCCAAGGAAAAACCAAAAAAGCCAAACAACAAGGCGCGACATAATAGAGTGAAGTAATAGGATTCAAAGTAATTCCCTTTGATGTGAGCAAGATTTGAATCATTACCAATCTAGTTGCCTCAAAAGCAACGGCACCCAATTGCAAAAGAACACCCCAAGCGTCAAATCTTGCCTCACCATAAGCAGCGATGGCGACACCAAAGGAGATCGACAACATATTAAGCATGGTATCAGTCTTAAAGTTGTCCTTCTTGAAAAGAACGCCGATAGAATAAACGGCGACAGGCATAAGAGCTTTCAACATCTGGATGAAGGAAACAGAGAGATAAATATAGGCAGAGTTAGAGAGCCAGAGACTGAGAGAATACAAAGCACCGATGGGGACAATGGAGGAGAGGTAAAGATCTCGTGACATAGTGACAGGCTCAACGACCTTGAAGACGTTGATAAGAAGAAAAGCGAGAGAAGCACAAAAGGACATGTGGATCATGGTAAGAGAGATGGGAAAGGGCCAATTGTACATCTTCTTATCGAGGATGTACTTGTTGTAAACGATGACGGTGAAGGAGAGGAAGATCCAGATGGCAACATAGGTGTAGGAAAGCAAGATCTTCTTGAGGACACCGTCACTGAGAGCACCACCCTTGCCCAttctttgtttgatttagaaaaAGGAAGGGTACGTAGCGTAGGCGGCGATTGGAGAAGGAGAGAAacaaggaggaggaggaggagaaacAGAGTGAGACAGAGCAAAGCTATCTTTGGGTGAGATCAGATGGAGGAGTAATAAGTTTGATTCAGAGTTTAGGGGTGGGCTTTTTCTTCGTTATTTTGGGTTGGGCCACGCCTTCTTATTGActattatattgttatatttttttcacattaaaaacgaaaaaatataataataggtATAGCATAGGGGATTGAAATCTGGTGGTTAGAAAAGGGGTTGTGTAAGAGTAACGTAACGCTCATTCATATGCTTCGTAAAATTCATGTGGGCTGGGGGGCTGCATGTGTCTGACCACCTACACAACGTGACGTGCGCGCGCTGCCATCAACCCACTCCTCACTTTCCTTGCTTGTAATCACCCTCCTCATTCcttgttctgtttttttttttcaattttcttaaattacATCCAACCATCCCTGATTGTGGGAGTGAATTCTATTTGactcaaaatcaaatacatattgGAAGACTCATGGATAAttctttattgatgattatttttattctttagatgttaatatttattatttgatttgatttgatttaaatttattattttatattcaagttaaatttgaaatatgtcTTAATTAAAGTGAAATAGTGTGTCTTGACTAAGCAAAAATACTACTT
It contains:
- the LOC123200817 gene encoding probable sugar phosphate/phosphate translocator At4g32390; translation: MGKGGALSDGVLKKILLSYTYVAIWIFLSFTVIVYNKYILDKKMYNWPFPISLTMIHMSFCASLAFLLINVFKVVEPVTMSRDLYLSSIVPIGALYSLSLWLSNSAYIYLSVSFIQMLKALMPVAVYSIGVLFKKDNFKTDTMLNMLSISFGVAIAAYGEARFDAWGVLLQLGAVAFEATRLVMIQILLTSKGITLNPITSLYYVAPCCLAFLVFPWIFVELPVLRSTSSFHFDFVIFGTNSFCAFALNLAVFLLVGKTSALTMNVAGVVKDWLLIAFSWSVIKDTVTPVNLFGYGLAFLGVAYYNHSKLQALKAKEAQKKAALADEEAGKLLQEREGEGGSTKRNESQD